GGTAACAGGCTCAATTGTGCAATCACCCGACACGATCGCGACTGCAATTCGCATTGGGAATCCAGCAAACTGGCAGCGGGCATTGAAGGTTCATGAAGAGAGCAATGGTGCCTTTAATGCTGTCACCGATGCCGAAATATTGGATGCTTATCGCATGCTGGCTGGACAGGAAGGGATTTTCTGTGAGCCCGCCAGCGCAGCTTCTGTTGCAGGAATGCTGAAGTGCAAAGACGAAATTCCAGATGGCGCAACCATCGTCTGTGTCCTTACCGGCAATGGATTGAAAGACCCCAGCAGTGCAATTGAATTTAGCCATACTGATTTCAAAGCAGGAATTGAGCCAGATTTAGAGATTGTGGCTCACACTATGGGCTTTTAATTCCTGACTTTTTCCTAAGTGCATAGCAATTATTTTGCCCTGATTTATCGACAGAGTCAGGGCTTTTTTGTTTTCTAAAAGTATCAATAAAATATGCTCTATTTTCAGCGATTACTCTTGCATCACACGGGTCACGGCTTGCAATAAGTCTGCGGGAGTTTCCAGCAACCAATCCGGTCTCACAGCAGCTAGGCTACGACGATCGTTAAATCCCCACGTGACCGCGACAGCAATCAAACCCACCTGACGAGCCGCTTCAACATCGCGCGTTTCATCGCCGACATACATCACCGTAGCTGGCTGCCAGCCAGCCTGATAAATGAGCCGACTCAAGGCACGACGCTTGCTCAAAATGGGTGTTCCGGCCTGAACCACAGAAAACAGCGATCGCAAGCCTTGCCTTTGCAAAAAAGCTTCTACATTTTGCTGACTGTTAGAACTCAGAATCCCTAAGCAGAGCGATCGCGATCGCAGTTGCACCAGTAACTCTGCGATCCCTGGGAAAAGCTTCAAAGCCGGAAGGCAAGCACCAAGCTGACGCTGCACGCGCCGCAGCAAGCGCGCTTGCTGCCAAGGGGAAAGCCCTGCTCGGCGCACGATCGCCCGTGAGGACCACTGGCGCAGTTGCGCATAATCCCGTGCATCGATCGGCTTATAGCCAAAATCAGGAGCTTGGGCATTGGCAATCTCAACCACAGTTAGCAAAGAATCTACTAAAGTGCCATCAAAATCGAAAATAATCGCCTGTAAGGCCTGTGGATAACTCTGTGGATAACTCTGTGGATTTCTTGTGGAAAACCCCCTAAGTCTGTGGAGAAAGGGGATCCCTCTAAAGACCCCTGTGGAAAACCCCTTCAGTTTTTCCACAGCTTTTCCACAGAGGTCGATCGCTGAAAGCCTTGCTATAAAAGATTTCCAAGATCTTTTCCACATTTTCCACAGCCCCTATTACTACTGATCTAAAAATTAAAAAGAGATCCGATCCAGTAATCGCACGGTCAAAAGGCCTGTGGAAGAGCAGTGCTACGATGCTTTGGCAAGATTGCGATCAAGGGCTCGGGCAGCCTCCCCTCATGAAGTTGGTCTGTCGCCAAAACGAACTGAACACCAGTCTGTCGCTTGTTAGTCGTGCAGTGCCATCCCGCCCGAACCATCCGGTTCTCGCCAACGTCCTTTTGGCTGCTGACGCCGGTACGCAACGACTGAGCTTAACCGCCTTTGATCTCAGCCTTGGTATTCAAACCAGCTTTGCAGCTCAAATCGAGCGGAGCGGTGCGATCACTCTGCCTGCAAAGCTGCTCAACGACATCGTTTCACGCCTGCCCAACGATAGCGATGTCACGCTGGAAGAGCAGGAAACTGCGGCGACGCTATCGGTTGGCTCTGGCCAGTACCAAATGCGAGGCATTAGTGCTGACGAGTTTCCTGAACTCCCCCTCGTGCAAAGTCAGGAAGCACTGCAACTATCAGCCAGTGCTCTCATTGAGGGGCTACGCGGCACGCTTTTTGCAACGAGCAGTGATGAGACAAAGCAGGTTCTGACAGGGGTTCATCTCAAGGTGCAGCCCGATGGTCTGGAATTTGCTGCAACCGATGGCCATCGCTTAGCCGTGGTCAAAACCGAAAATGCAGCAGCAATCCCAGCGGCTGAGTTCGCTGTTACGGTGCCGTCACGGGCGCTGCGGGACCTAGAACGGATGATCTCGATCCGCGGCAGTGATGAGGCGATCGCGCTCTATCACGACCAAGGCCAAATTGTCTTCCAATGGGGTGACCAGTACCTGACTAGTCGGACGCTGGATGGCCAGTATCCCAACTACGGCCAGCTGATTCCGCGTGAGTTTAACCGCAATGTCGCCGTCGATCGCAAACGGCTCTTGGCAGCCCTCGATCGCATTGCAGTCCTTGCTGATCAGCAGAACAATGCGATTCGGCTCAAGCTCGATCCTGAGAGCAATAGCTTAGCTCTGTCGGTTGATGCACAAGACGTAGGCAGTGGCCAAGAAGTGGTGCCCGCTGAAATCATTGGTGAGCCGCTAGAAATTGCCTTTAACGTGCGCTATCTCTCGGAAGGGCTCAAGGCGCTGGCAACCACGGATATTCAAATTCAGCTCAACAGCAACACCAGTCCAGTGGTACTCAGCCCTCTAGGCCCTGTCAAAATCACCTATCTGGTGATGCCGATTCAGTTGCGCAGCTAGAGTTGAGATCCTTCTTGTTGCAGCTTGGTGATGTCAGATCAGCCTGAGGAACTGCGGGTTAGCGACCTTCTCAATCGACAGGTCCTCGATCGCCAAACAACGGACGAGCACGGTCGCATCGATCGCGTTTGGATGCATCCGCCTGCCCATCGGGTCTTGGGATTCCTCTGCCGGCAAGGGCTGATTCGTGGTGAGTTTTCTGCCTTTCGCCTCGATCAGCTGCATGCCCTCGGCGACGATAGCGTTGTGCTGGAAGCAGCACCGCAGCCTGCGAATCCTGAAAAAATCGATCGCCTTGAATCACTGCTGCAGCACGAGGTTTGGACCGATGCAGGACTCCACCTCGGCAAAATCGTTGACTGTTGCTTCGATCGACAGACCGGCTACATTCGCTCCTATCTGGTCAGCCCCCACGGATGGCGGGGTGTCGCGGGCATGCTTTGGGATCTCGATCCAACCTTGGTGTTGAGCTATGGCCAAGAGCGGGTTCTGGTTGCAGAACTCGATCCTGAGGCATTGCCGGTCTATGACCTTGGGTTGGTGGAATCGGTCGCCGGGGCTGAACCGGACTATCGGCAACTATTGGGTGATCTTCGGCAGCGCGCCCGCCATTGGAAGCAGGAACTGAAGCTGCAGGTCAGCAAGGCGAAAGAACAAGCGCAGCAGGTACTTGCCCAAGTTCAAGAAGTGCGAGAGCAAGCCCAGCAGCCCTTGGATTGGGATGAGCCGCAGCCAACACCCCTGGCAGATCTCTCGGACAGCAGTGAAGACTGGGAGGCGGTCGATACTGCCCTACAGCCCCTGCCGGAACTAAGACCTAAATCAGCCGCGATCGCCCCTCCAGTAGAGCCCTTGATTCCCCCAGAGGCTTTGGACGACGACGACCCGTGGGTCTAACGCCGATACAATTAAGGACGACTTCTGCGGGAATTCCAAAGCCATGACGGCGATCTCCTCTGCTCCCTTTTCGGCCGATGAAATTGCTGCTGAGGGCATCAAACCCGAGGAGTACGATGCCATTGTCGAGCGGCTGGGCCGCCATCCCAACAAAGCCGAGCTGGGCATGTTTGGGGTGATGTGGTCGGAGCACTGCTGCTACAAAAACTCGCGACCGCTGCTTAGTCAATTCCCGACGGAAGGCCCGCGCATTCTTGTCGGTCCTGGTGAGAATGCCGGTGTCGTTGATCTAGGCGACGGCCTGCATCTCGCCTTCAAAGTCGAGTCGCACAATCACCCATCTGCTGTGGAGCCGTTTCAAGGAGCAGCGACAGGGGTTGGTGGCATTCTCCGCGATATTTTCACGATGGGAGCCCGCCCGATCGCGATTCTCAACTCCCTCCGCTTTGGTGACCTCGAGCAGCCCCGGACGCGGCGACTGTTCCACGGTGTGGTCTCAGGGATTAGTCACTACGGCAACTGTGTCGGTGTGCCAACAGTGGGCGGCGAAGTCGCCTTTGACCCGGCCTATAACGGCAATCCCTTGGTCAATGCCATGGCCTTGGGGCTGATGGAAACTGACGAGATTGTCAAAGCAGGCGCTTCGGGGATTGGTAATCCGGTGCTGTACGTCGGTTCGACCACGGGACGCGACGGCATGGGTGGGGCCAGCTTTGCCAGTGCTGAGCTGAGCGATGAGTCGATGGACGATCGCCCGGCGGTGCAAGTCGGCGATCCCTTCCTTGAAAAATCGCTGATTGAAGCTTGCTTGGAGGCCTTCAAAACCGGCGCTGTCGTTGCTGCGCAGGATATGGGCGCGGCAGGCCTGACCTGCTCAACGGCAGAAATGGCCGCTAAGGGCGGCGTGGGCGTCGAGCTGGATCTCGACCTGATTCCTGTGCGCGAAAGCGGCATGGTGCCCTACGAGTACCTGCTCTCGGAATCGCAGGAGCGGATGCTATTTGTGGCCGCGGCTGGTCGCGAGCAAGAGCTAGTCGACATCTTCCACCGCTGGGGGTTGCAAGCCGTTGTCGCCGGCAAGATTATTTCCGAGCCAATCGTGCGGATTTTCTGGCAAGGGGCGATCGCGGCGGAAATTCCGGCCACAGCGCTTTCCGACAATACGCCGATCTACCACCGGCAGCTCCCAGACGAGCCGCCCGCCTATGCCCAACAAGCTTGGCAATGGTCGGTGGATCAGCTTCCTGCTGCCACTGCGACAGGTTGTGGCGATCGCAGTTGGAATGATCTGCTGTTGACTCTGCTGGATAGCCCCACGATCGCTTCCAAGCGCTGGGTCTATCGCCAGTACGACCACCAAGTCCAGAACAACACGGTTGTCTTGCCGGGGGCGGCAGATGCCGCTGTGGTGCGGTTACGACCGCAGATGGGCGCTGCTGCGCTGAAAACGTCCAACAAGGGCGTGGCAGCCACCACGGACTGCAATGCTCGTTACTGCTACCTGCAGCCCTACGAGGGGGCAAAAGCGGCGGTTGCAGAGGCGGCCCGCAACCTCAGCTGTGTTGGTGCTGAACCGCTGGCCGTGACCGATAACCTCAACTTTGGCAGTCCTGAGAAGCCGATCGGTTATTGGCAGTTGGCTGAAGCGTGCCGTGGTTTGTCGGAAGCCTGCCGCGAATTTGCGACGCCGGTGACTGGCGGCAACGTCTCGCTCTATAACGAAACGCTGGACTCTGAAGGGCAACCGCAGCCGATTTACCCAACGCCGGTGGTTGGCATGGTGGGTTTGGTTCCCAACCTCGATCGCGTTTGTGGTCAAGGTTTCCAATCCGTTGGCGATCGCCTCTACCTGCTGGGTCTGCCAACACAAGCGACTGACGATCGCCTCAGCTTGGGGGGCAGTGAATATCTCGCGATCGCCCATCAAACGGTGGCAGGGATGCCGCCACGGGTGGACTTCGACCTAGAGCGGCGAGTGCAGGCTGTCTGTCGCCTGGGCATTCATCAAGGTTGGATTCGATCGGCCCACGACAGTGCTGAAGGCGGCTTGGCGGTGGCGATCGCTGAATCGGCGATTGCCGGTTCACTGGGCGCTCGGGTCAATTTGGGTGAACTGATCGGCCATCGCCCCGATTGGTTGCTGTTCGCCGAAGGCGGTGCTCGGATTCTTGTTTCTGTCAATCCGGCTAATGTTTCGGCTTGGGAAGCGGAACTACAGGCGCAAATCCCAGCTGCTTGGCAAGCAATCGGCACCGTTGCTGAAGCAGACGCTGGACTGGCAATTACTGCTGGAAATCAGCCGCTCATCCAGCTTTCAGTCGATCAGCTCCAGCAGACTTGGGGCGGGGCGATCGAACGTCGTTTGGCCAAAGACTAACCGCAAGGCTTAACTCATTGTTAAATTTGCATTAGCCGCTACAACGCTGGCCATCTTTTTGCCAATCAGGAGCTCTGCAAGGGCATGATCCCGACTCAGCCGCTGACCACCGATCTGGATTGCGATTTGGGTCTGGAGCGACCTGACCGTCCTGAAGAAGCCTGTGGGGTGTTTGCCCTCTATGCGCCGGGCGAAGAAGTGGCGCGCATGGCCTATTTCGGGCTGTACGCGCTCCAGCACCGGGGCCAAGAGTCGGCAGGGATTGCCGTCTTCGAGGGCGATCGCGTCATGCTCCACAAGGATATGGGGCTGGTCTCCCAGGTATTTGATCCGGAGATTCTGCAACAACTGCAAGGTAGCCTCGCGGTGGGGCACACCCGCTACTCCACCACGGGATCGAGCCGTATTGCCAATGCTCAACCAGCGCTACTCGAAACCCGCCTCGGGCCCGTCGCACTGGCCCACAACGGCAACTTGGTCAACACCGTAGAGCTGCGCCAAGAACTGCTATCCAAGAACCATGAACTGACGACCACCACCGATTCGGAGCTGATTGCTTTCGCGATCGCGGAAGCGGTGGCTGAAGGTCAAGACTGGCGCGGGGCGATCGAGTCCGCCTGTCGCCGTAGTCAAGGGGCTTTTAGCCTCACGATTGGCACTCCTGAAGCGCTCTACGGCACCCGCGATCCCAATGGCATCCGGCCGTTGGTGCTGGGCACGCTAGAGAGCCAAGGGCACACCCGCTATGTGCTTTCGTCAGAAACCTGCGGCCTCGACATCATCGGTGCGGACTATGTGCGCGATATCGCACCGGGCGAAATGGTGCGGATTACGGAAGCTGGCCTGGAAAGCTGGACTTGGGCAGAGGCGCCGCAGCCGAAGCTCTGCGTCTTTGAGATGATCTACTTCGCGCGGCCCGATAGCCTCTTCCATGGCGAGTCGCTCTATAGCTATCGCCGCCGCATTGGCCAACGCTTAGCCAAGGAAGCTCCGGCGGATGTCGACCTCGTGCTGGGTGTACCTGACTCCGGCATTCCCGCTGCGATCGGTTTTTCTGAAGCGCTCGGCATTCCTTATGCCGAAGGGTTGATCAAGAACCGCTACGTGGGGCGGACGTTTATTCAGCCCA
The sequence above is a segment of the Synechococcus elongatus PCC 11801 genome. Coding sequences within it:
- a CDS encoding HAD-IA family hydrolase, encoding MWKRSWKSFIARLSAIDLCGKAVEKLKGFSTGVFRGIPFLHRLRGFSTRNPQSYPQSYPQALQAIIFDFDGTLVDSLLTVVEIANAQAPDFGYKPIDARDYAQLRQWSSRAIVRRAGLSPWQQARLLRRVQRQLGACLPALKLFPGIAELLVQLRSRSLCLGILSSNSQQNVEAFLQRQGLRSLFSVVQAGTPILSKRRALSRLIYQAGWQPATVMYVGDETRDVEAARQVGLIAVAVTWGFNDRRSLAAVRPDWLLETPADLLQAVTRVMQE
- the dnaN gene encoding DNA polymerase III subunit beta, with the protein product MKLVCRQNELNTSLSLVSRAVPSRPNHPVLANVLLAADAGTQRLSLTAFDLSLGIQTSFAAQIERSGAITLPAKLLNDIVSRLPNDSDVTLEEQETAATLSVGSGQYQMRGISADEFPELPLVQSQEALQLSASALIEGLRGTLFATSSDETKQVLTGVHLKVQPDGLEFAATDGHRLAVVKTENAAAIPAAEFAVTVPSRALRDLERMISIRGSDEAIALYHDQGQIVFQWGDQYLTSRTLDGQYPNYGQLIPREFNRNVAVDRKRLLAALDRIAVLADQQNNAIRLKLDPESNSLALSVDAQDVGSGQEVVPAEIIGEPLEIAFNVRYLSEGLKALATTDIQIQLNSNTSPVVLSPLGPVKITYLVMPIQLRS
- a CDS encoding RNA metabolism, yielding MSDQPEELRVSDLLNRQVLDRQTTDEHGRIDRVWMHPPAHRVLGFLCRQGLIRGEFSAFRLDQLHALGDDSVVLEAAPQPANPEKIDRLESLLQHEVWTDAGLHLGKIVDCCFDRQTGYIRSYLVSPHGWRGVAGMLWDLDPTLVLSYGQERVLVAELDPEALPVYDLGLVESVAGAEPDYRQLLGDLRQRARHWKQELKLQVSKAKEQAQQVLAQVQEVREQAQQPLDWDEPQPTPLADLSDSSEDWEAVDTALQPLPELRPKSAAIAPPVEPLIPPEALDDDDPWV
- the purL gene encoding phosphoribosylformylglycinamidine synthase subunit PurL, producing the protein MTAISSAPFSADEIAAEGIKPEEYDAIVERLGRHPNKAELGMFGVMWSEHCCYKNSRPLLSQFPTEGPRILVGPGENAGVVDLGDGLHLAFKVESHNHPSAVEPFQGAATGVGGILRDIFTMGARPIAILNSLRFGDLEQPRTRRLFHGVVSGISHYGNCVGVPTVGGEVAFDPAYNGNPLVNAMALGLMETDEIVKAGASGIGNPVLYVGSTTGRDGMGGASFASAELSDESMDDRPAVQVGDPFLEKSLIEACLEAFKTGAVVAAQDMGAAGLTCSTAEMAAKGGVGVELDLDLIPVRESGMVPYEYLLSESQERMLFVAAAGREQELVDIFHRWGLQAVVAGKIISEPIVRIFWQGAIAAEIPATALSDNTPIYHRQLPDEPPAYAQQAWQWSVDQLPAATATGCGDRSWNDLLLTLLDSPTIASKRWVYRQYDHQVQNNTVVLPGAADAAVVRLRPQMGAAALKTSNKGVAATTDCNARYCYLQPYEGAKAAVAEAARNLSCVGAEPLAVTDNLNFGSPEKPIGYWQLAEACRGLSEACREFATPVTGGNVSLYNETLDSEGQPQPIYPTPVVGMVGLVPNLDRVCGQGFQSVGDRLYLLGLPTQATDDRLSLGGSEYLAIAHQTVAGMPPRVDFDLERRVQAVCRLGIHQGWIRSAHDSAEGGLAVAIAESAIAGSLGARVNLGELIGHRPDWLLFAEGGARILVSVNPANVSAWEAELQAQIPAAWQAIGTVAEADAGLAITAGNQPLIQLSVDQLQQTWGGAIERRLAKD
- the purF gene encoding amidophosphoribosyltransferase; this translates as MIPTQPLTTDLDCDLGLERPDRPEEACGVFALYAPGEEVARMAYFGLYALQHRGQESAGIAVFEGDRVMLHKDMGLVSQVFDPEILQQLQGSLAVGHTRYSTTGSSRIANAQPALLETRLGPVALAHNGNLVNTVELRQELLSKNHELTTTTDSELIAFAIAEAVAEGQDWRGAIESACRRSQGAFSLTIGTPEALYGTRDPNGIRPLVLGTLESQGHTRYVLSSETCGLDIIGADYVRDIAPGEMVRITEAGLESWTWAEAPQPKLCVFEMIYFARPDSLFHGESLYSYRRRIGQRLAKEAPADVDLVLGVPDSGIPAAIGFSEALGIPYAEGLIKNRYVGRTFIQPTQSMRETGIRMKLNPLKDVLAGKRIAIIDDSIVRGTTSRKLVKALRDAGATEVHMRISSPPVTHPCFYGIDTDTQDQLIAATRSVSEITEQIGVDSLAYLTEQGMLEATQESIGNFCTACFNGRYPIAIPEEIKRSKLMLETVTA